The window CTACTACAATCTACTATCATgcacctatcaccatcatctcaatcctatatctctccatccaatgactaaaaactcaaaagcaccattcCTTTGATGCCTttgagatctctctctctctctctctctctatatatatatatatagtccggccgttatactatcgatagtaccaagcatttagtgctatcaagttttctgtcgataaattaacccttttgattatttttattcgttagattatactattcaaccaaccacccactcaatcttagaggtccacatcatcctaatcacacatttctcaatccaagggctaaaaaaccaATAggaccaataacttggtgctattgatagtattccaacatatatatatagttgagctagaatacttttagaaacaccaacttcttggtgcttctaagtttctagcccttggatctactccttgattactaatagcttttggatcaaatactattccacatatcaccacctaccactatcatctcaacctcacatctctccatccaatggctaaaaactcaaaagcaccaccttcatggtgcttttgagagtattctagctcaactatatatatatgtatatatatatatatatatatgttgaaatactattaataataaaagattCTTTTTGGTATTAAGTTTTTAATCATtcgatgaaaaattataggattagaatgatattagttcCTTAGGGTTAAGTGGTTCTACTaaagttgagtggtcctcactagttataatatttaatccaatggttagaaatgataaaaggctttgatctaaatttagatactaataTCTCTTACTTGGATATATATGCATAAACTTTATTACGACTTGAGCCGGTAGAAAAAATTTTGTCTGTTCGGAAGATCTATTTTGGGTCCGAACTATCCCAATTggagattatttttttctctctcatctcctatTTTCTAATATGTAGAAGttacaaatttattactatTCTTGCTCGCATATTTTAGCAGCATTTTTCAATATGtagaagttaaaaatttatcattatTCTTATTCGCATATTTTAGCAGCATATTCTACACATGTATATTCTACAAGTGCAATAGACTATCAATCTTTTATTGATAAATATTATTCTATTGAGCAACTAACAAAATCAACACGGATTCGCAGCAATATAAACTAGATTAGAAAATGGGAgaggagaaataaaaaaataatttttcacctACTTAATATATTAacctatataaaaattatgaactctctttgtgttttttttttttccctaagaAGGCTAGACAAGGCAATAGTTCTAAAAATATATCTCAGGCGCTTATAGCACGGTTCGACAACAGTGACATTGTTGAGCGAGCCTAGTACGGACTTTAATGGGAGCTTCCATAGATGCAGTAAAGCCCAAAGTCAAtagtaattttgttttattaattttttttttcttttttttttttggccctttaTGTCTTCCTTCCATTCATTATTACATCCAtacaaaaaacgaaaaagatcaCTTACTATTCAATAAATTCacaaaaataatacattttccttttccctttttttaattttctttttatttttctctctctctctctctttatcccCAGCTTTTTGGTTCCCGCTTCTTTTGAGGTTCCCTTCCCTTCCCTTCCCTTCCCTTCCCTCCGAAACTAACGAACCTTCACTCACAGCTCTACACTCTCCCGCCATCCACCACCCTTCCCCTCCCtctcatattctctctctctctctctctctctctctagccaaGAGCTCCAACCATGGCGCGTGCCTTGATCGCGGCGTGGGCCGCCACCTACATTGCACTAGTCTCATCCTTCGGCGTGGGCGGGGGCAGCGGCGTCGGCATCGGCGTGAATTGGGGCACGATGATGTCGCACCCGATGCACCCGGCGACGGTGGCGGCGATGCTGCACTCCAACGGCATCGCGAAGGTGAAGCTGTTCGACGCTGACCCCTGGACGGTGGCCGCCCTCGCCGGCTCCGCCGTCGAGGCCATGCTCGCCATCCCCAACGACCAGCTCGCCCGCGTCGCCGCCAGCTACGACCACGCCCGGCAGTGGGTCAAGCACAACGTCTCCAATCACGACCACGACGGCGGCGTCCGCATCAAGTACCATTCCCTCTCCATCCTCCGCTCCCGTTCGCCTgcaaattttgcatttttttttttttttagattttgcaaTCTCGGTAATGACATTGCCTGTTTGATCAATTGCCGCAGCGGCAATTGCGCGGAAAATTTATTAAACCAACATTTGTTGATCATCAGGTATGTTGCTGTTGGAAATGAGCCGTTGCTAAAGAGCTACAACGGAAGCTTCACCACCACGATATTCCCCGCCCTCAAGAACATTCAGAGAGCCCTCGACGAGGCCGGCGTCGGCCGCCGAATCAAAGCGACCGTCCCCCTCAACGCTGACGTCTACAACTCCCCTGCCGACGACCCCGTCCCGTCTTCCGGAAACTTTCGGAGCGACATCCGCCCCCTCATGGTCGACATCGTCCGCTTCCTCAACTCCAGCGGTGCTCCCTTCACGGTCAACATCTACCCTTTCCTCAGCCTATATCAAAACCCAAACTTTCCGGTGGAATTCGCCTTCTTCGACGGAGGGGGCAAGCCGGTTTACGACAACGGAGTCGAGTACACCAACGTGTTCGATGCCAACTTCGATACCCTCGTATGGTCGTTGCAAAAAGCCGGCGTGCCGGATTTGAAGGTCATTGTCGGGGAGGTCGGGTGGCCGACCGATGGCGATAAGAATGCGAATGTTAAGCTTGCTAAGAAATTCTTCGACGGGTTGTTGAAGAAGATTGCGAGGAAGGAAGGTACGCCGCTGAGGCCCGGCGACATGGAAGTGTATATATTTGCTTTGATTGATGAAAACCAGAAAAGCGTGCAACCGGGGAATTTTGAGAGGCACTGGGGGATCTTCACCTACGACGGAAAGCCAAAGTTTCCGATGGACTTGACGGGGGAGGGGCGCGACAAAATCTTAGTAGGCGCCGCCGGGGTGAAGTACTTACCGTCACAATGGTGTGTTTTGAATGAGGATGCGAGTAACAGGTATAAGAATGTGCCGGCTAGCGTAAACTACGCGTGCTCGAACGCGGATTGCACGCCGTTGGGGTACGGGTCGTCGTGCAATGGGCTGAGCAAGAAAGGAAATATATCTTACGCATtcaacatgtattttcagatgaTGGATCAGGATGTTCGGGCGTGTGATTTTGGCGGCTTGGCGAAGATCACGACGGAAAACGCGTCGCAAGGGGGGTGCCTCTTTCCGATACAGATTCTGAGCGCCGGAGAGAGGACGGCTTCGGGAGCGGGAAGTTTCAGGATTTTGTTGGCGGTGGTGATGGtaagtgtagtggtgtttgtGTAGAGGAGTAAAGAAAGCAGCGGAGAGAGAGGCTTGTCGAATTTTTATCGTCTCGGAGATCGACGAGTTTGAATACTAGGATCAGTTAGGGGCAGATGATTGATAAATTGGCTGCTATTaactttccctttttttattttcgatttGAGGGTACAGAATACAAATGATCCCTTCTCATACCGGAGAACTTTAATTTGGAAAGTCCAGTTTCTACAGCTATAGTAGAGTTGAACAGGTTCCAGAGTCCTGCTTCCCTACAAAGGAACAATTTGTGCTTTACTTCGTCTTCTTCATTTTTTACTTCAGTTGAAGTGTGGTGATGGTTTTGGACTGATGGCTTGTTTACTTGTATAGATACTCCAATGTTTTGATCCATGCCATTGAAGTTTTGCTGATATAtagttttagtattttttttcatccaGGTTGTATATACAAAGGCCGAAGAAAGGTAATGATTCATCTAGTCGCCGATTTTACGGCACTTTCATGGTAAATTTCTTCTGTTTGTACGTTGCATAATTCATAATTCCCTCGGTCTTACTCAAGTTGTAAGGTTGTTAATGTTCACTTCATAATTTGATTTtacctttttaattaaaataaagaaaatctaCACTGGCTTGACTAGGCCAATAACTCTCACATTTCCACAATGTCAAGAAATTTCTCCATTGATGATTAAGAGAAAGCTCTAGCAGTTGCTtttgaaggaaaataaattattgttttgTACAGCAGATAGATgcctaaaacaagcaaaaaggtttgttttttttttttttttctctgttgaGGTATCATATTTGATCGAAGACCACTTGTTTTGATCTTTCTAAACCAGATCTTTTACCTATTTTATGATCGACAAGTTCTAGTTACATGAGCTGCTTCATCTAAGTAATTTCACAGAATTTTATCTCCATGAGCTAGGGAAACTTAATTTACAAGCAGATCAAGGTCTGCAAGGGTTTAATTACAATGAATGAAACTTAAAAATGGATTTGCTAGAAcaaatttgattatttccaaACCAAAAGCGGAAACAAACGATTCCTAACTCCCGAATCTGGCTGAAGTGAAAGAATACCTTATGTACAGAAAAAATTATGTCTGGAGAGAAAGCTTCCTTGAAGTAATGAAACAAACAATGATATGTAAGAAACAGTCATCTCACCAGCGTCGTCTCCTCTGCTCAGTCATCAAATGGCAACAGAGTTACTGCATGAATATAAACATGAGGTTAAATATCAATTAAGCAAGCACTTCTGAAGTTATATACCAATTAAGCATCTTCTATTTTGCCGGAGAATGTCCGGAGTGAAATTGAAGTGTTGAAGAGTTGATGCATGAAAAGTTAAGAATTGCAGATAACACTACTACCTAGGAGAGTAAGGCCTATTAAGGCTTACGCAATTTATCAACCTAGATagtataaaattagaaaaccGCTGACGAGTTCAGAGTCTTGTTGGTTTGTTTTCGGTTCCTTTTCTTGTAAGTATATCTCAAGGCTGGTCGCCAATGAACTAACTGTTATAATTCAAGTTATTTCACTAGGTAATGAAAAAGGAGCTAACCCCTCCTAGCCGTAGATTGCTCATTCCAGTGTTAATATTTTCTGCTTCAGACATGAGTTCTTCCTCTATCTCTGCGTCCGTGAAGGTAAGGGCTCTCTGCAGCTTTCTGTGGCAGAAGATCTCGACCTCGGCCATGAAAACAGCAGTTACGGGGCGGTGATCAGAAAATGTAAACTCGTTTCTTTTGTAGGTCAATAGCCTCATTCCTTTACCGTATGAAAGAATGCGGTCACACCTGAAGAAATAATTAACATCATTAAAAGACGAAAATTACAGAAACAAGGATTAAGCAAGCaccaatatatatagaatacgTTCAAAtcgggaaaataaaaaaaataaaactatgtaCACAAGATTACAAGCATGAGGTGGTGAGAAATGGCAGTTCAAACttataaaaaacaaacataatTGTTTCTGCTAATGCATCTTCAGTCCTGTCATAGATTTTTCATATATTGGtccattagaaaaaaaaaaaaaaatcattgacGAGATCGAAGTTAAAGAGTTTGGATAGTATTGTTTCGTTAAATactcaaaaaaagataaattggtCTGAGAATTACCATGCAGGTGTTCTTCTTCCAGACTTTGGATCCTCTCCTACATATTTCTCTGAATTGAATTCATATTTATAGGTTGGAGGAAAACTGATAACTCCTTCCGTCCACCCATCAAAAGCACGACCCTTCTTTAATTCATGCTTTAACTGTCACACAACAAGGTGGTATAGAAGCTCAGTTCAAAAAAGAGCAAACAAACAATAAACAGGTCCCCCATGCTTATAAGGTAGAAATTCCGTACAGGTATTAgaacaagaaagaaaaggaaagaagagaggCTAGTTACCTGATCCATCTCAGCCAGCTTATCCCATTGCTTTTTGGAGATAAGTTCGTGTGTTTTTTCATATGGTAAGTTGATGCGGTAATTGAGATCTCCCAACCAAATAATCCTACTGAAAAGTTTGAAATGTATGCATTAGTATTAACATTCTCAAGTCTAATACGAAAAACATTAATCGAGCACATAGGATTCCACGCTGAATGGATTCTGAAAGGTTCAGAGTTCATGTATGTGGGTTTGTTCATGTCCAATTTGGGTCTAGCTGAGTCAAGTTTTGAGTCAGCTTAGGATTGAACTTACAATTTTAATCCCTATCCCTGTCTCGAAGTCAAACTTTCTCAAATTCAGATTTGGGTTTCTGGAACTTATCTTAATTTATAAGATTACGatttttcattataatttcACAAAAAATTCCTTAGCAgtatgaggaaaaaaaaaagaaaaataagcatAGTTTTAAGACAGCATATGCAGCAAAAGCTTTTGCTTACTCATGATCAAAGATTGTTCTAGGCACGCCAACTCCACCAAGCGAACTAAACTGCGTTCGCTTAAATATTTCATGCACGTCATCATTCCTTCGAAGTTCATCTCCATCCTTTTCTCCAGATGTGAGGTGGCTACATATAAAGCAAAAAAGTGTCTGATATATTGACATGCTGACTGATATTGATCCCTGGACCATTTACAAAGAAGTATAAATATCACATGATGGAGCATCTACCAAAATGTATACTTGAACACTTCCAATCCTTGTCTATGATGAAAAGAATTGCATCCATAACTTTTAATGATAAGATATCTGATGTACTTCTAACCTTGATGCAATTAATTCAAGTTAGAGATATGTCTACTGCAACcttgtaaaattatataatttcatataaattcctGCGAACTTTCAAAAACTAAACTTCTTATAAGTATTTCCATATACTTAGAAGAAGACTTTCTtgaagaaaattttctaacacaaCTCAATGGTTTCCATCATATATAAGAATAAGTGTGGGCTTTATTTATTGAACGAATATGCATTTTCaagaagtataaaaaataatgagaaCAGGAGCCATTATTAATAGAGAACTTGCCTTGTTGCCAATGTAGCCCATGACACCTACACCCACAGTTGATACTCTCAAATTCTGAATGTGCCTCCGAAGGCTTCTGCGCACCCATATCGAAAGAAATATACCAACCATTTGCTTGCTTATTATCCTCACAAATGAAGGCCTTTTCTTTCTAAACATAGCACTCTCCAAGTTAAGATCAGGAATCAAGCGATCATGCTCATGTGCCGACTTGAAAGAATCACTATTTCTTAAGCATTTCGCCGAATTATACGGTTGCGAATTATCCAGGCCATGTTGAGCTAGTATGTTTAATGGTGGCTCTGGCCAAATCATCCCAATCCTTTCCGAATTACTTGGTGTTTTTGTCAGTTTCTTCTGCTGGGTAATTAAATTTCCCGAAGTTGAGTCATAATTCTTGAAACTAAGATTCCGGGACCTGTCAAATATCTTTCGTGAGGGAGCTGAAAAGTTTTTTGAATCATTTTCGTTGGGATCGAGTCCTTCGTCGGGGTGTAAACTGAAATTCTCTTCGTTTAATGGATGAATTTCTCCATCGCTGTCACTATTGGATTCAGGAAGCAGCTCATCCTCCATGGCAAGAGCATCATCCGATGGCTTGAATCTTGACGGGGAAGGAGGATCACTATAACATTTGTATTTTGGTTTAGCTGGACTAATCTTA of the Ananas comosus cultivar F153 unplaced genomic scaffold, ASM154086v1, whole genome shotgun sequence genome contains:
- the LOC109704443 gene encoding glucan endo-1,3-beta-glucosidase 8-like; translation: MARALIAAWAATYIALVSSFGVGGGSGVGIGVNWGTMMSHPMHPATVAAMLHSNGIAKVKLFDADPWTVAALAGSAVEAMLAIPNDQLARVAASYDHARQWVKHNVSNHDHDGGVRIKYVAVGNEPLLKSYNGSFTTTIFPALKNIQRALDEAGVGRRIKATVPLNADVYNSPADDPVPSSGNFRSDIRPLMVDIVRFLNSSGAPFTVNIYPFLSLYQNPNFPVEFAFFDGGGKPVYDNGVEYTNVFDANFDTLVWSLQKAGVPDLKVIVGEVGWPTDGDKNANVKLAKKFFDGLLKKIARKEGTPLRPGDMEVYIFALIDENQKSVQPGNFERHWGIFTYDGKPKFPMDLTGEGRDKILVGAAGVKYLPSQWCVLNEDASNRYKNVPASVNYACSNADCTPLGYGSSCNGLSKKGNISYAFNMYFQMMDQDVRACDFGGLAKITTENASQGGCLFPIQILSAGERTASGAGSFRILLAVVMVSVVVFV
- the LOC109704446 gene encoding type IV inositol polyphosphate 5-phosphatase 3-like isoform X1, giving the protein MSHNIIVKGPLLPFTTICDLNTDTGRGRRRRRRRREEKHSSVYQMRQRPKKQKERGWIELCCLGCTCVQLWHKVVLRKWLNIASKDSDFSADEGDTTESEFDDEEMCGWERQMHDEERRWGGFGAETNDTRLGRIPYKPRRRKSETLRAQYINTNELRICVGTWNVGGRLPPEDLDIREWLDMEEPADIYVLGFQEIVPLNAGNIFGAEDNRPVLRWENIIRNTLNKISPAKPKYKCYSDPPSPSRFKPSDDALAMEDELLPESNSDSDGEIHPLNEENFSLHPDEGLDPNENDSKNFSAPSRKIFDRSRNLSFKNYDSTSGNLITQQKKLTKTPSNSERIGMIWPEPPLNILAQHGLDNSQPYNSAKCLRNSDSFKSAHEHDRLIPDLNLESAMFRKKRPSFVRIISKQMVGIFLSIWVRRSLRRHIQNLRVSTVGVGVMGYIGNKGSISVSMSIYQTLFCFICSHLTSGEKDGDELRRNDDVHEIFKRTQFSSLGGVGVPRTIFDHDRIIWLGDLNYRINLPYEKTHELISKKQWDKLAEMDQLKHELKKGRAFDGWTEGVISFPPTYKYEFNSEKYVGEDPKSGRRTPAWCDRILSYGKGMRLLTYKRNEFTFSDHRPVTAVFMAEVEIFCHRKLQRALTFTDAEIEEELMSEAENINTGMSNLRLGG
- the LOC109704446 gene encoding type IV inositol polyphosphate 5-phosphatase 3-like isoform X2, with amino-acid sequence MSHNIIVKGPLLPFTTICDLNTDTGRGRRRRRRRREEKHSSVYQMRQRPKKQKELWHKVVLRKWLNIASKDSDFSADEGDTTESEFDDEEMCGWERQMHDEERRWGGFGAETNDTRLGRIPYKPRRRKSETLRAQYINTNELRICVGTWNVGGRLPPEDLDIREWLDMEEPADIYVLGFQEIVPLNAGNIFGAEDNRPVLRWENIIRNTLNKISPAKPKYKCYSDPPSPSRFKPSDDALAMEDELLPESNSDSDGEIHPLNEENFSLHPDEGLDPNENDSKNFSAPSRKIFDRSRNLSFKNYDSTSGNLITQQKKLTKTPSNSERIGMIWPEPPLNILAQHGLDNSQPYNSAKCLRNSDSFKSAHEHDRLIPDLNLESAMFRKKRPSFVRIISKQMVGIFLSIWVRRSLRRHIQNLRVSTVGVGVMGYIGNKGSISVSMSIYQTLFCFICSHLTSGEKDGDELRRNDDVHEIFKRTQFSSLGGVGVPRTIFDHDRIIWLGDLNYRINLPYEKTHELISKKQWDKLAEMDQLKHELKKGRAFDGWTEGVISFPPTYKYEFNSEKYVGEDPKSGRRTPAWCDRILSYGKGMRLLTYKRNEFTFSDHRPVTAVFMAEVEIFCHRKLQRALTFTDAEIEEELMSEAENINTGMSNLRLGG